From Balneolales bacterium ANBcel1:
TACATCATGGATTCTTTCACAACGGAAGTCGGTGGTGAAATTTACTACCGCGACCGCGGGTTTATTGGTATGATCGGTGTTACCAACGGGAAACTGAACCAAAGCACCGTGAAGTCCGATATTGAAACGAACCCTTCACTGGTCGGTAAACTCGGCTTTGACCGTCAGATCGACACGGACTTGCGGGTTCGCCTCACCGGCTCCATCTATCACACTTCCCAGGCCGAGCGAATTTACCTCTATGCCGGCGACCGCGCAGGAAGCCGTTACTACAACGTCATCGAAGGTCCGGATAATGATTACACCGGCCGTCTTGATCCCGGCTATGCTCTTTCCGGTTTTGCACCCGGCGGACCGCTTGGCGGCGAAATGACCGCTATAATGATCAACCCCTTCGTCAAGTACAGAGGACTGGAATTCTTCGGCAAGTTCGAGAACATTTCGGGTAAACGGGAAACAGAAGCCGATACACGAACTTTCAATCAGTATGGCGCCGAGCTGCTCTACCGCTTTGGTCCCACCGAAGAGTTCTATCTGGGTGGGCGCTACAACCTGGTCACCGGAGAAATGGCTAACGGTGACGATATCGAAATCAGCCGTATCAACATCGGTGGCGGCTGGTTCATGACCAACAACATCCTCGCCAAACTTGAATACGTCAATCAGCAGTACGACGGGTTCAGCTTCGGTCCGCGCCAGGATGCAGAATTCAGCGGCGTAATGCTCGAAGCTGTCATCAGCTTCTAACTGGAATTATCTGCTTTGAAACAGGAAAGAGTACGGAACGGGATTTCCCCTCCAACTCTTTCCTGTTTTATCTACCTGCAACAACTTTAATACGACTACGCATTTCTCATTTCAGAACACTCTTTGCCATGAACACTTCAGCCCGATACCGCTTCTCTTTGACCGGCCTCCTGATCATCGTCACCGGACTTCTTTCCCCGTCTATGGCTCAAACGTTTACCGTCTCCGATGCGTCGTCCATGACGATCTTCGGCTCTGCCAATGTCACAGACTGGGAGGCAGAAGTCACCTCCATCACGGGTCACATCACCGTAACCATCCCGGAAAACGCGGACTGGTCGGATGCGCAAGCCTCCTGGTTCGATGAGGTGGACATTCGTATTCCGGTCGGGGATATCGACGCCGACTCCCGGCGTATGAACAGAAACATGCACGATTACCTGAAAGAAGACGATTATCCTGAAATCACCTACCGCCTTGTTCAGGCAAAAGAGCTGGTCGTCCTCGATAATCCCGGATTCAAGCTCACCGTACTGGGGACCGTATCGGCCGCCGGCGAATCGGTTGAGCTGGAACATGATGTGGTAATCACGCCCAACCAGAACGGGGGGTTTACCGTTACCGGATCGCAGGATCTTAAGATGACCGATTTCGGCATTGATCCACCGACCGCAGTGCTTGGCTCCATCCGCTCGCGGGACGAGATGACCATAGAGTTTGAACTTGTACTCGAATAATCTGACGGATTATGAGTCTATCCAGCCGCATATCCCACCTTGTGATTGCAGTGTCATGCTTTGTGCTGATATCCGGGTTTTCATACGATGCAAGAGGGCTGGCCCAATCCCAAATACATTTCGACACACATGTAAGCAGCCGGCTCTGGATTGAGGGCTCCTCTTCTGTGCACCGGTTCGACTGTGTCGCCAGATCCATACAGGGTACCGCCTACATGGAAGCCGAGGAAGAGCAGAACCCGTCGGATCCATCACTTCCGGATCTCCCCGACAACCGGGATCACGATGGCAGCGCTCCGGCCGGACCCGCAGCTGAATCCGGCGTCGTAATCAATCCGTCACATACCGGTTCCGCAACCCGAAACGACGCGGCTCCAAATGCCGCCAGGCTGCATGTTAACCTGAAAATTCCTATAGAAAGTTTTGATTGCGGCCATTCCCGCATGAACCGCGATATGTACGAAGCCCTGAGATCGGACACCTACGATTACATCACATTCGAATTTGAGCAGGCGGAACCCATTGAAAAGGGGTCGGCGATGCCCGACTCTCTTTTTGACGGCGGCTATAGCCCGTTCATGATCAACGGCGTATTAAATGTGGCCGGTGTAGACCGGCAGGTCTCTCTTGTCACACAAGGCCGAAAAGAGGAAGAGGGCAGGTATCGGGTCAGGGGACACAAAGAGATCTCCATGCCCGATTTCGACATAGAACCCCCTACCGCACTTCGGGGGCTAATCAGGGCCCGTGAAGACCTAACCGTGTTTTTTGACCTTCTCGTGCTTCAGGAGCCGGAAAGCACCGCTTCACATTAGTATAACATTTCACCCGTATTTTCAACATGATAATGACTCCGACACAAACGGTTGTCACGTTGAAATAACACCCCGGAAAACAGTTCGCATGTCCATGAAATGAAACATGCAATCACCAACATATTAAATGAAGCCAGTCGGGCTCCCTCGGTGCTGAACACCCAGCCCTGGAAATTCAGGGTTTGCGGAAACACCATCGAAGTGTACCTGGAAAAAAAACCGGAACTGGCCGGCATCGACCCCTTTGGCCGCCTGCAACTCGCCAGCTGCGGCATGCTGGTCTCCCATCTTGCCGAAGCTGTTATCAGTAACGACTGGGTTCCGAAATTTGACTTTTTTCCCCGTTTCGAGGAAGAGAATCTGGTCGCCTATGTGGAGTTGTCCAGAAACAAAAAAAATGGCTTGCCGCAACACGGATCCGAACCGGAGAGCACAAATCATCCGGATCCCGATACCTGCATCAAGAAAATCCAGAAGGATTTAACCTCAATAGCTACCTCCGCAGAGTCGGAATTACTGGTTCACGACGACGGACCGGATCGCAAATTTCAAAATTATTTCACGGAAAGCTGCGGCAGGAAATTGGATAGCGAATACCATCGCAAAAACCTGAACCTGTTGCTTCGGGCACATCCGGTGGAAAATGACACGATATTTGAAGATGAAGTACTCTTCTCCGATCGTTTCTTCACTAAAAATCATGAGCCGGATCCGGCCACGCCGCTGCCATTTGACCTTGAAAACCGTTTTTTGATCCTTGCTACCAAAACAGACAGCCGGTACAACTGGATTCGGGCGGGCGATATTCTCGGGAAGATGATGATTCATCTCAGAAACTGTGACCGGGTCGGGTTGATGGCGTTGCCGGTAATCAGCTCCAACTGTTGCCGCAAGTGGCTCAGAGAGGAGCTGAACCTTTCGGTGTTTCCTCAATTTGTGTTGAAAATGCTGACGGTTAAACCCCGCGAGCACATCCGCAAGCGCCCCCTCCAGGAGCTGATGAAGTACGGCTTGCTTTGATTTGACTTTACCCGGAGCGGCTGCCTGCAAACACGGCTCCACTGTTCACCGCATCCCCCCGGTTGTCCCCGGCCTCGCACCTTGGGAAGCCGAATCTTCACGCCATCACTTCTCTCTCGTCCCTGTATCCGGCCTCCTTCTCTTTGGATTCGGCAAACCGATGCATCCCTGTCTTTTTCGCCCGTTACGGATTTATATCCATGCCGATTTTGTTAACAGGTTTGAAGCCTTACATCTACCAGAAGCCCCGGCTCTGCAATTGGTATGACTCACGAAGAATCTGATTTAGACCCTTCAAACTATTTCGAAACACGAAACATGGCACCACATAAAATCGTGCATAGCAGCCGCCTGTTCCTTATGGCGTTACTTGTTCCTCTTTTTTTCCATTCCTGTACAAGTGACACGAATAACAGCATCGGAGAGGCTCGACCCGCTTCCATCACCACAGCAACCGCAGAATATCGAGATCTGTCGCACACATTCAGAGCCTCCTCTGAAGTAGTGCCCTATCAACGAATTTACGTTGCATCCCAAGTTTCTGGCCTGGTGAATGAGGTCCATTTTGAGGAGGGAGACCGGGTGCAAAAAGGTGACGTTATGGCACGTATCGACACCCGGCTGCAGCAGAATGAACTTCGCAGGGCGGAGGTGACCCTTGACGAAGCGCGTGATCAATACGAGCGCTCCCGGCGATTGTTTGAGCGGGAAGCGATCAGCGAAGCCGAATATCTGTCGGACCGGCGCAATTACGAACTTGCCCGAAACGATGTCGAGCGCCTGGAGCTGCTCATTGACTATGGCCGCATCACCGCGCCCGGAGATGCCGTTGTCACCTCCCGCCTGGTGGAAAACGGAAACAGTGTTTCGGAAAACGAACGCCTGTTTGAGATCGCGGATTTGAACAACCTGGTGATACGTCCCGGCGTATCGGAAATGGATCTGAAGGGGCTTGAAACAGGTCAGAGTGTCAATATTATGCTGGATGTTTACCCCGGTCATGAGTTTGACGGCCGCATACGCAGAATTTACCCGGACATCGATGCCGAGTCCCGGCTGTTTACCGTGGAAGTGCAACTACTTCGGGAGGACGGCGACCCTGTTGTTCGGCCGGGATATCTTGCGCGCATCCCCTTCGTCACGGATCATCAGGAATCGTCACTGGTGGTACCGACCGAAGCCGTAGTTGACCGTAACGGCGAGGATGTGGTCTTCGTCCTTGACGAGGGCGAAGAGATCGTTCACCTGCAAACCGTTGACGTCGGAATACGTCGCGATGGCTATGCGCAGATACTTTCCGGCCTGGAAGAAGGTGATGTTGTTGCCGCCGCCAATATCGATGCCCTGGAAGATGAATTGCCTGTGAGGGTGGTCGGAACCTTTCGACGCCATGGATTTCGGCAGTAAGCCCGTGCGCTGTACGGACGCAACGTCCGGCCCCGTCCCGGAAGGTTTGATTATGACATCCCCGGCCTCCTGGATTCTCTCAACTCCAAAACCGCACTTAAAGATTCTGTTTTGATTTTCGTTTTCAACTCTGCAACATTGATCACAGCAAAACTTATTGTTCATGCCTGAAAACCGCTCATCCTCGCCCGATACCCCTTATGGCGGCATCTCATCGGTTGCCATACGGCGGCCCATCAGTACGCTGGCGATTTCGGCCGTTGTCTTAGTACTCGGCTTGTTGTTCTTCGGTCGCCTGCCGGTTGATTTACTGCCCCAGGTGGATTACCCGCATGTACGGGTGGTCGTGAACTATCCCGGGGTAACTCCGGAAGTGATTGAGGAGCAGGTAACCCGTCCGCTGGAACGCAATCTTGCCGCCACCGAAAACCTGACCGAAATCCACGGTCGGGCATCGGAAGGACGGAGCTATATCGAGATGTTCTTCGAGTACGGCACCGATATTGATCTGGCGCTGCAGGATGCATCGCGTCAGCTTGAACGGGCCCGAACCGAATTGCCCGATGGAATCGATCCGCCGCGAATTATGAAGATGGACCCGTCGCAGGATCCGATTTTTGAGCTCGCCATCAGCTCACCGGTGCGTTCGCCGATCGAAGTGCGCGACTGGGTTGACCAGCAGCTTGCGCCGCAACTGCTTTCCATCCCCGGAGTTGGAACCATCGACATCGCCGGCGGGAAAGAGCGGGAAATCGACGTTGTCGTGGAACCGGAGCGGCTGCGATCCTACGGACTGAACCTGACCGACATCAGCGATTTGCTTCGCGGGCGCAGCGTGGACCGGTCGGCCGGAAACATCACGTCACCGGAATACGACATTATGGCGCGTACCGAAACCCGCTACCGGTCGGCCAATGATGTGGCAAACACCCTTATCCGGTTGGGCGACGCGGGGCACATCCGGCTCTCCGACATTGCAGATGTCAGCGATAGCCACCGCGAGCAGCGGCTTTTTGCACGC
This genomic window contains:
- a CDS encoding YceI family protein codes for the protein MNTSARYRFSLTGLLIIVTGLLSPSMAQTFTVSDASSMTIFGSANVTDWEAEVTSITGHITVTIPENADWSDAQASWFDEVDIRIPVGDIDADSRRMNRNMHDYLKEDDYPEITYRLVQAKELVVLDNPGFKLTVLGTVSAAGESVELEHDVVITPNQNGGFTVTGSQDLKMTDFGIDPPTAVLGSIRSRDEMTIEFELVLE
- a CDS encoding YceI family protein, which gives rise to MSLSSRISHLVIAVSCFVLISGFSYDARGLAQSQIHFDTHVSSRLWIEGSSSVHRFDCVARSIQGTAYMEAEEEQNPSDPSLPDLPDNRDHDGSAPAGPAAESGVVINPSHTGSATRNDAAPNAARLHVNLKIPIESFDCGHSRMNRDMYEALRSDTYDYITFEFEQAEPIEKGSAMPDSLFDGGYSPFMINGVLNVAGVDRQVSLVTQGRKEEEGRYRVRGHKEISMPDFDIEPPTALRGLIRAREDLTVFFDLLVLQEPESTASH
- a CDS encoding efflux RND transporter periplasmic adaptor subunit yields the protein MAPHKIVHSSRLFLMALLVPLFFHSCTSDTNNSIGEARPASITTATAEYRDLSHTFRASSEVVPYQRIYVASQVSGLVNEVHFEEGDRVQKGDVMARIDTRLQQNELRRAEVTLDEARDQYERSRRLFEREAISEAEYLSDRRNYELARNDVERLELLIDYGRITAPGDAVVTSRLVENGNSVSENERLFEIADLNNLVIRPGVSEMDLKGLETGQSVNIMLDVYPGHEFDGRIRRIYPDIDAESRLFTVEVQLLREDGDPVVRPGYLARIPFVTDHQESSLVVPTEAVVDRNGEDVVFVLDEGEEIVHLQTVDVGIRRDGYAQILSGLEEGDVVAAANIDALEDELPVRVVGTFRRHGFRQ